Proteins from one Juglans microcarpa x Juglans regia isolate MS1-56 chromosome 1S, Jm3101_v1.0, whole genome shotgun sequence genomic window:
- the LOC121245821 gene encoding translation initiation factor eIF-2B subunit epsilon isoform X2 yields the protein MGAQRKGATRAEDSDELARVPLQVILLADSFATKFRPITLERPKVLLPLVNVPMISYTLAWLESAGVEEVIVFCCAHSKQVIGYLESSEWLSQPNFLVTTIESHNSVSAGDALRLIYERNVIHGDFILISGDTVSNMSLTQVLQEHRERKKKDPNAVMTMVIKRSKSSPITRQSRLGTDELFMAIDPNTKQLLYYEDKADYSKGVICLDKLLLTDNSSISLHNDTQDCYIDICSPEVLSLFTDNFDYQHLRRHFVKGLLVDDIMGYKIFTHEIHSSYAARIDNFRSYDTISKDIIQRWTYPFVPDVKFGGNSATKLERQGMYRASVVQSRSAEIGPFTVIGNGTKIGSNTKISNSVVGEGCTIGSNVSIEGSYIWNNVTIEDDCRLMHAMVCDGVVMKSGAVLEPGVVLSFKVVIGQQFVVPSYSKVSLHEQPIKQDSDEELEYADNSSGIGEFASIAGTVDKSNGVMSSQLSEEQCQPTDELGTGGIGYVWSICEGSHEEEWRHSIAPIPADKLAEAMQTTEDDLELITQDGSVLPASGELKLDSIDSDDVDIEDSRDDSIDFEKEVEATFLRAVLENIKEDHVILEVNSLRLSYNKLFADCAGAIFYSMMKLALETPHTSASELCNNAVSVITKWKKLLKSYLNDIDEQIEVILTFEEMCLESAKEFFPVFAKILWHLYDKDIIQEEAVLKWDDEKKDADDSDKVFVKQSEKFIQWLREASEEEEGGGGGEEEEGNQE from the exons atgggTGCTCAGAGAAAAGGTGCAACTAGGGCAGAGGACTCCGACGAACTGGCACGTGTCCCCTTGCAGGTCATCCTCTTGGCTGATAGCTTCGCCACCAAGTTCCGTCCCATCACCCTCGAACGGCCCAAA GTATTGCTACCCTTGGTAAATGTCCCAATGATTAGTTACACCTTAGCTTGGCTTGAATCTGCTGGTGTTGAAGAGGTTATTGTTTTTTGCTGTGCTCATTCCAAGCAAGTGATTGGTTATTTGGAGAGTTCTGAGTGGCTTTCCCAGCCAAACTTCTTGGTCACGACGATAGAGTCGCACAATTCCGTCAGTGCTGGTGATGCATTGCGCTTAATTTATGAGCGTAATGTG ATACATGGAGATTTTATCCTTATAAGTGGAGATACTGTGAGCAACATGTCACTTACTCAGGTGCTTCAGGAACACagggagagaaaaaagaaagatccTAATGCTGTAATGACCATGGTTATTAAACGGTCAAAGTCTTCTCCAATCACTCGCCAATCTCGACTTGGTACTGATGAGCTGTTTATGGCAATAGATCCTAATACTAAGCAGCTTTTATATTACGAGGACAAGGCAGATTATTCAAAAGGGGTCATATGTCTTGATAAGTTGCTGCTCACTGATAAttcatcaatttctttgcaTAATGACACACAG GATTGCTATATTGATATCTGCTCACCAGAAGTGCTCAGCCTTTTTACAGACAATTTTGACTATCAACATCTACGGCGCCATTTTGTTAAGGGATTGCTTGTTGATGAT ATTATGGGCTACAAAATATTCACACATGAAATTCACTCGAGTTATGCGGCTAGAATTGATAACTTCCGAAGCTATGACACTATTAGTAAGGACATAATTCAAAGGTGGACATACCCATTTGTGCCAGATGTTAAATTCGGTGGGAATTCTGCCACTAAACTGGAAAGACAGGGGATGTATCGAGCATCAG TGGTGCAATCGCGGTCTGCAGAAATTGGTCCTTTTACTGTCATTGGAAATGGTACCAAAATTGGGAGTAAcactaaaatttcaaattcagtTGTTGGGGAAGGATGTACTATAGGATCAAATGTCTCAATAGAAGGTTCTTATATTTGGAATAATGTCACTATTGAAGATGACTGTAGGCTAATGCATGCAATGGTATGTGATGGAGTGGTTATGAAGTCTGGAGCAGTCTTGGAACCTGGTGTAGTTTTGTCTTTTAAG GTTGTAATAGGGCAACAATTCGTTGTTCCTTCATACTCAAAGGTATCTTTACATGAACAGCCAATTAAGCAAGATAGTGACGAGGAGCTGGAGTATGCTGACAATAGCAGTGGGATTGGGGAATTTGCAT CAATTGCAGGTACAGTGGATAAGTCAAATGGGGTGATGTCATCCCAATTATCTGAGGAACAATGTCAGCCTACAGACGAG CTTGGTACAGGTGGGATTGGATATGTTTGGTCAATATGTGAAGGAAGCCACGAAGAAGAATGGAGGCATTCAATTGCACCGATTCCTGCAGATAAACTTGCTGAGGCAATGCAAACTACAGAAGATGATCTAGAGTTGATCACTCAAGATGGTAGTGTTCTCCCAGCTTCAGGAGAGTTGAAACTTGACTCCATCGATTCAGATGATGTTGATATTGAAGATTCTAGAGATGACTCTATCGACTTTGAGAAAGAG GTTGAAGCAACTTTTCTACGGGCTgtgcttgaaaatattaaagaagACCATGTAATCTTAGAAGTGAACTCATTGCG GTTGTCGTACAATAAGTTATTCGCCGACTGTGCTGGAGCTATATTCTATTCAATGATGAAATTGGCATTAGAAACTCCGCATACTTCAGCTA GTGAATTATGTAATAATGCTGTGAGTGTAAttacaaaatggaaaaaactcCTGAAGTCTTACCTGAATGACATTGATGAGCAG ATAGAAGTAATACTAACATTCGAAGAAATGTGTTTGGAATCTGCCAAAGAATTCTTTCCAGTGTTCGCAAAG ATTCTATGGCATCTTTATGATAAAGATATTATACAAGAAGAAGCTGTGCTAAAGtgggatgatgagaaaaaagaTGCCGACGATTCGGATAAGGTTTTTGTTAAGCAGTCAGAAAAATTCATTCAA
- the LOC121245821 gene encoding translation initiation factor eIF-2B subunit epsilon isoform X1: protein MGAQRKGATRAEDSDELARVPLQVILLADSFATKFRPITLERPKVLLPLVNVPMISYTLAWLESAGVEEVIVFCCAHSKQVIGYLESSEWLSQPNFLVTTIESHNSVSAGDALRLIYERNVIHGDFILISGDTVSNMSLTQVLQEHRERKKKDPNAVMTMVIKRSKSSPITRQSRLGTDELFMAIDPNTKQLLYYEDKADYSKGVICLDKLLLTDNSSISLHNDTQDCYIDICSPEVLSLFTDNFDYQHLRRHFVKGLLVDDIMGYKIFTHEIHSSYAARIDNFRSYDTISKDIIQRWTYPFVPDVKFGGNSATKLERQGMYRASEVVQSRSAEIGPFTVIGNGTKIGSNTKISNSVVGEGCTIGSNVSIEGSYIWNNVTIEDDCRLMHAMVCDGVVMKSGAVLEPGVVLSFKVVIGQQFVVPSYSKVSLHEQPIKQDSDEELEYADNSSGIGEFASIAGTVDKSNGVMSSQLSEEQCQPTDELGTGGIGYVWSICEGSHEEEWRHSIAPIPADKLAEAMQTTEDDLELITQDGSVLPASGELKLDSIDSDDVDIEDSRDDSIDFEKEVEATFLRAVLENIKEDHVILEVNSLRLSYNKLFADCAGAIFYSMMKLALETPHTSASELCNNAVSVITKWKKLLKSYLNDIDEQIEVILTFEEMCLESAKEFFPVFAKILWHLYDKDIIQEEAVLKWDDEKKDADDSDKVFVKQSEKFIQWLREASEEEEGGGGGEEEEGNQE, encoded by the exons atgggTGCTCAGAGAAAAGGTGCAACTAGGGCAGAGGACTCCGACGAACTGGCACGTGTCCCCTTGCAGGTCATCCTCTTGGCTGATAGCTTCGCCACCAAGTTCCGTCCCATCACCCTCGAACGGCCCAAA GTATTGCTACCCTTGGTAAATGTCCCAATGATTAGTTACACCTTAGCTTGGCTTGAATCTGCTGGTGTTGAAGAGGTTATTGTTTTTTGCTGTGCTCATTCCAAGCAAGTGATTGGTTATTTGGAGAGTTCTGAGTGGCTTTCCCAGCCAAACTTCTTGGTCACGACGATAGAGTCGCACAATTCCGTCAGTGCTGGTGATGCATTGCGCTTAATTTATGAGCGTAATGTG ATACATGGAGATTTTATCCTTATAAGTGGAGATACTGTGAGCAACATGTCACTTACTCAGGTGCTTCAGGAACACagggagagaaaaaagaaagatccTAATGCTGTAATGACCATGGTTATTAAACGGTCAAAGTCTTCTCCAATCACTCGCCAATCTCGACTTGGTACTGATGAGCTGTTTATGGCAATAGATCCTAATACTAAGCAGCTTTTATATTACGAGGACAAGGCAGATTATTCAAAAGGGGTCATATGTCTTGATAAGTTGCTGCTCACTGATAAttcatcaatttctttgcaTAATGACACACAG GATTGCTATATTGATATCTGCTCACCAGAAGTGCTCAGCCTTTTTACAGACAATTTTGACTATCAACATCTACGGCGCCATTTTGTTAAGGGATTGCTTGTTGATGAT ATTATGGGCTACAAAATATTCACACATGAAATTCACTCGAGTTATGCGGCTAGAATTGATAACTTCCGAAGCTATGACACTATTAGTAAGGACATAATTCAAAGGTGGACATACCCATTTGTGCCAGATGTTAAATTCGGTGGGAATTCTGCCACTAAACTGGAAAGACAGGGGATGTATCGAGCATCAG AAGTGGTGCAATCGCGGTCTGCAGAAATTGGTCCTTTTACTGTCATTGGAAATGGTACCAAAATTGGGAGTAAcactaaaatttcaaattcagtTGTTGGGGAAGGATGTACTATAGGATCAAATGTCTCAATAGAAGGTTCTTATATTTGGAATAATGTCACTATTGAAGATGACTGTAGGCTAATGCATGCAATGGTATGTGATGGAGTGGTTATGAAGTCTGGAGCAGTCTTGGAACCTGGTGTAGTTTTGTCTTTTAAG GTTGTAATAGGGCAACAATTCGTTGTTCCTTCATACTCAAAGGTATCTTTACATGAACAGCCAATTAAGCAAGATAGTGACGAGGAGCTGGAGTATGCTGACAATAGCAGTGGGATTGGGGAATTTGCAT CAATTGCAGGTACAGTGGATAAGTCAAATGGGGTGATGTCATCCCAATTATCTGAGGAACAATGTCAGCCTACAGACGAG CTTGGTACAGGTGGGATTGGATATGTTTGGTCAATATGTGAAGGAAGCCACGAAGAAGAATGGAGGCATTCAATTGCACCGATTCCTGCAGATAAACTTGCTGAGGCAATGCAAACTACAGAAGATGATCTAGAGTTGATCACTCAAGATGGTAGTGTTCTCCCAGCTTCAGGAGAGTTGAAACTTGACTCCATCGATTCAGATGATGTTGATATTGAAGATTCTAGAGATGACTCTATCGACTTTGAGAAAGAG GTTGAAGCAACTTTTCTACGGGCTgtgcttgaaaatattaaagaagACCATGTAATCTTAGAAGTGAACTCATTGCG GTTGTCGTACAATAAGTTATTCGCCGACTGTGCTGGAGCTATATTCTATTCAATGATGAAATTGGCATTAGAAACTCCGCATACTTCAGCTA GTGAATTATGTAATAATGCTGTGAGTGTAAttacaaaatggaaaaaactcCTGAAGTCTTACCTGAATGACATTGATGAGCAG ATAGAAGTAATACTAACATTCGAAGAAATGTGTTTGGAATCTGCCAAAGAATTCTTTCCAGTGTTCGCAAAG ATTCTATGGCATCTTTATGATAAAGATATTATACAAGAAGAAGCTGTGCTAAAGtgggatgatgagaaaaaagaTGCCGACGATTCGGATAAGGTTTTTGTTAAGCAGTCAGAAAAATTCATTCAA
- the LOC121245821 gene encoding translation initiation factor eIF-2B subunit epsilon isoform X3, which produces MGAQRKGATRAEDSDELARVPLQVILLADSFATKFRPITLERPKVLLPLVNVPMISYTLAWLESAGVEEVIVFCCAHSKQVIGYLESSEWLSQPNFLVTTIESHNSVSAGDALRLIYERNVIHGDFILISGDTVSNMSLTQVLQEHRERKKKDPNAVMTMVIKRSKSSPITRQSRLGTDELFMAIDPNTKQLLYYEDKADYSKGVICLDKLLLTDNSSISLHNDTQDCYIDICSPEVLSLFTDNFDYQHLRRHFVKGLLVDDIMGYKIFTHEIHSSYAARIDNFRSYDTISKDIIQRWTYPFVPDVKFGGNSATKLERQGMYRASEVVQSRSAEIGPFTVIGNGTKIGSNTKISNSVVGEGCTIGSNVSIEGSYIWNNVTIEDDCRLMHAMVCDGVVMKSGAVLEPGVVLSFKVVIGQQFVVPSYSKVSLHEQPIKQDSDEELEYADNSSGIGEFACTVDKSNGVMSSQLSEEQCQPTDELGTGGIGYVWSICEGSHEEEWRHSIAPIPADKLAEAMQTTEDDLELITQDGSVLPASGELKLDSIDSDDVDIEDSRDDSIDFEKEVEATFLRAVLENIKEDHVILEVNSLRLSYNKLFADCAGAIFYSMMKLALETPHTSASELCNNAVSVITKWKKLLKSYLNDIDEQIEVILTFEEMCLESAKEFFPVFAKILWHLYDKDIIQEEAVLKWDDEKKDADDSDKVFVKQSEKFIQWLREASEEEEGGGGGEEEEGNQE; this is translated from the exons atgggTGCTCAGAGAAAAGGTGCAACTAGGGCAGAGGACTCCGACGAACTGGCACGTGTCCCCTTGCAGGTCATCCTCTTGGCTGATAGCTTCGCCACCAAGTTCCGTCCCATCACCCTCGAACGGCCCAAA GTATTGCTACCCTTGGTAAATGTCCCAATGATTAGTTACACCTTAGCTTGGCTTGAATCTGCTGGTGTTGAAGAGGTTATTGTTTTTTGCTGTGCTCATTCCAAGCAAGTGATTGGTTATTTGGAGAGTTCTGAGTGGCTTTCCCAGCCAAACTTCTTGGTCACGACGATAGAGTCGCACAATTCCGTCAGTGCTGGTGATGCATTGCGCTTAATTTATGAGCGTAATGTG ATACATGGAGATTTTATCCTTATAAGTGGAGATACTGTGAGCAACATGTCACTTACTCAGGTGCTTCAGGAACACagggagagaaaaaagaaagatccTAATGCTGTAATGACCATGGTTATTAAACGGTCAAAGTCTTCTCCAATCACTCGCCAATCTCGACTTGGTACTGATGAGCTGTTTATGGCAATAGATCCTAATACTAAGCAGCTTTTATATTACGAGGACAAGGCAGATTATTCAAAAGGGGTCATATGTCTTGATAAGTTGCTGCTCACTGATAAttcatcaatttctttgcaTAATGACACACAG GATTGCTATATTGATATCTGCTCACCAGAAGTGCTCAGCCTTTTTACAGACAATTTTGACTATCAACATCTACGGCGCCATTTTGTTAAGGGATTGCTTGTTGATGAT ATTATGGGCTACAAAATATTCACACATGAAATTCACTCGAGTTATGCGGCTAGAATTGATAACTTCCGAAGCTATGACACTATTAGTAAGGACATAATTCAAAGGTGGACATACCCATTTGTGCCAGATGTTAAATTCGGTGGGAATTCTGCCACTAAACTGGAAAGACAGGGGATGTATCGAGCATCAG AAGTGGTGCAATCGCGGTCTGCAGAAATTGGTCCTTTTACTGTCATTGGAAATGGTACCAAAATTGGGAGTAAcactaaaatttcaaattcagtTGTTGGGGAAGGATGTACTATAGGATCAAATGTCTCAATAGAAGGTTCTTATATTTGGAATAATGTCACTATTGAAGATGACTGTAGGCTAATGCATGCAATGGTATGTGATGGAGTGGTTATGAAGTCTGGAGCAGTCTTGGAACCTGGTGTAGTTTTGTCTTTTAAG GTTGTAATAGGGCAACAATTCGTTGTTCCTTCATACTCAAAGGTATCTTTACATGAACAGCCAATTAAGCAAGATAGTGACGAGGAGCTGGAGTATGCTGACAATAGCAGTGGGATTGGGGAATTTGCAT GTACAGTGGATAAGTCAAATGGGGTGATGTCATCCCAATTATCTGAGGAACAATGTCAGCCTACAGACGAG CTTGGTACAGGTGGGATTGGATATGTTTGGTCAATATGTGAAGGAAGCCACGAAGAAGAATGGAGGCATTCAATTGCACCGATTCCTGCAGATAAACTTGCTGAGGCAATGCAAACTACAGAAGATGATCTAGAGTTGATCACTCAAGATGGTAGTGTTCTCCCAGCTTCAGGAGAGTTGAAACTTGACTCCATCGATTCAGATGATGTTGATATTGAAGATTCTAGAGATGACTCTATCGACTTTGAGAAAGAG GTTGAAGCAACTTTTCTACGGGCTgtgcttgaaaatattaaagaagACCATGTAATCTTAGAAGTGAACTCATTGCG GTTGTCGTACAATAAGTTATTCGCCGACTGTGCTGGAGCTATATTCTATTCAATGATGAAATTGGCATTAGAAACTCCGCATACTTCAGCTA GTGAATTATGTAATAATGCTGTGAGTGTAAttacaaaatggaaaaaactcCTGAAGTCTTACCTGAATGACATTGATGAGCAG ATAGAAGTAATACTAACATTCGAAGAAATGTGTTTGGAATCTGCCAAAGAATTCTTTCCAGTGTTCGCAAAG ATTCTATGGCATCTTTATGATAAAGATATTATACAAGAAGAAGCTGTGCTAAAGtgggatgatgagaaaaaagaTGCCGACGATTCGGATAAGGTTTTTGTTAAGCAGTCAGAAAAATTCATTCAA